A genome region from Carya illinoinensis cultivar Pawnee chromosome 2, C.illinoinensisPawnee_v1, whole genome shotgun sequence includes the following:
- the LOC122301748 gene encoding protein FAR1-RELATED SEQUENCE 5-like, with translation MGKNDTILLQVPAAGYPLRNCRAKPISKPHLHAAEALPPLLHTAEALRPLLSSSLLIMEKGEEHSSPLTPSSSNLPITGILSTSLTFRNYMHMHGYYGELPTWSPGLMQQPDGYQYPCNIQEYDAGYPTSVMTTRSVADEKGDIEDLSPETDIPCTSAKVEESGKDRAYCMEIEDVVAEKTQLDDGIGSDMIEEPKLKMGFNYFEEVMTYYKQYAKNIGFRVMTRRTEKGDDGTVIYATLGCARGGKAHNRTLNVARPRPTGKTECKAKMNVLKVDGKVLDTNDLAGIRMNKSFRSLVVGVGGFKNLLFLEKDCQNYIDKARHLRLSASGAGALREYFLRMQHKNTGFFASMDLDDDKRLKNVFWADPHSRAAYEDFGDVVTFDITYLTNRYGMPFAPFVGVNHLGQSILLGAGLISSEDTATFVWLFKTWLQCMDGIAPRAIITDQDRAMKNAITLVFPQSRHRFCLWHILKKVPEKLSSYSAYKSGMKNALMKCVYDTQNVQEFESAWEQLITTYKLEENSWLKILYTERQHWVPAFLKDSFWAGMSTTQQSESMNAFFDGYVHAKTNLKEFVHQFDNVLKKKIENENNADFHSFSITIPCISRSPIEKKFQELYMNVKFREVQRELQCLIDLAPELLKRDGSVKTYHVEMKHILIVFKSNGIKDLPNQYILDRWRKDIKRRYTLISSYDVGVQRADANRYSTLLNICYKMITYAAGSKKYTEDATQKLYKMIELYSENQEPPSRTCTGSNVIPSIPETATCAGSQKVLSPLVVRGKGRPPSLRRASIMEKEMQKVKAKAKNATVKGKRKQRDGGDTPLLDMRRNLFGSSEKDMCEVGLSQVLINEYFSMLTPGSEHSTAYNPNVFLTESILKGHGLDCYTSCAIAFRRSFTN, from the exons ATGGGAAAAAATGATACAATACTGCTACAAGTACCCGCCGCTGGGTACCCATTGCGGAACT GTCGTGCGAAACCCATTTCAAAACCACACCTTCACGCTGCAGAAGCTTTGCCTCCATTGTTGCACACTGCAGAAGCTTTGCGTCCATTGTTGAG TTCATCTCTTCTCATCAtggaaaaaggggaagaacacTCATCTCCCCTAACACCATCTAGCTCAAATCTCCCAATCACG GGCATACTGTCAACTTCTCTAACATTCAGAAATTACATGCACATGCACGGTTACTATGGAGAACTTCCTACGTGGTCACCAGGTCTAATGCAACAGCCAGATGGCTACCAATATCCATGCAATATTCAAGAG tACGATGCTGGTTACCCAACTTCTGTTATGACTACTAGATCCGTCGCAGACGAAAAAGGTGATATAGAAGACTTGTCTCCCGAAACTGATATCCCATGTACCTCCGCTAAAGTTGAAGAAAGCGGAAAAGATAGAGCATATTGTATGGAAATTGAGGATGTCGTTGCCGAGAAAACTCAGTTAGATGATGGAATTGGTAGTGACATGATTGAGGAGCCCAAGTTGAAGATGGGGtttaattattttgaagaagTAATGACTTATTACAAGCAGTATGCTAAGAATATTGGGTTTCGAGTGATGACAAGAAGGACTGAGAAGGGAGATGATGGGACTGTCATATATGCCACCCTTGGGTGTGCCCGTGGTGGGAAAGCCCATAATAGGACATTGAATGTTGCCAGGCCACGTCCGACAGGAAAAACGGAGTGTAAAGCGAAGATGAATGTCTTAAAAGTTGATGGAAA AGTCTTAGATACAAATGATCTGGCTGGTATCCGAATGAATAAGAGCTTCAGATCTCTTGTCGTTGGCGTGGGAGGTTTCAAAAACCTGctgtttttggaaaaggattgtCAGAATTACATCGATAAGGCCCGACATTTACGACTTAGTGCTAGTGGTGCTGGAGCACTTCGGGAATATTTTTTGCGGATGCAACACAAGAATACTGGGTTCTTTGCTTCCATGGATTTAGATGACGACAAGAGGTTAAAGAATGTCTTCTGGGCAGACCCCCATAGTAGGGCAGCCTATGAAGATTTCGGTGATGTGGTTACATTCGACATCACATATCTGACGAATAGATATGGGATGCCATtcgcaccatttgttggtgtaaaccacctcGGCCAGTCAATTCTTTTGGGAGCTGGATTGATATCCAGTGAGGATACGGCAACGTTTGTGTGGTTATTCAAGACCTGGTTAcagtgtatggatggtatagctCCTAGAGCTATTATCACTGATCAGGACAGAGCAATGAAGAATGCTATTACTCTTGTCTTTCCACAAAGTCGACATCGATTTTGTTTGTGGCATATCTTGAAAAAAGTCCCTGAAAAGCTTTCCTCCTATTCTGCCTACAAAAGTGGAATGAAAAATGCTTTGATGAAATGCGTGTATGACACCCAAAATGTTCAAGAGTTTGAAAGCGCTTGGGAGCAGTTAATTACCACTTACAAATTGGAGGAGAATAGTTGGctgaaaattttatacactGAGCGTCAGCATTGGGTACCGGCATTCTTGAAAGATTCTTTCTGGGCAGGGATGAGTACAACGCAGCagagcgagagcatgaatgctttttttgatGGTTATGTTCACGCGAAgacaaacttgaaagagtttgtcCACCAGTTTGACAACgtattgaagaagaaaattgagaatgaaaataacGCCGACTTTCACTCATTTAGCATCACAATTCCCTGCATATCTAGATCTCCGATCGAGAAGAAGTTTCAAGAATTATACATGAATGTAAAATTCAGGGAAGTTCAGCGAGAACTGCAATGTCTTATAGATTTGGCCCCAGAGTTACTAAAGAGAGATGGTAGTGTAAAGACATATCATGTAGAGATGAA GCATATTTTGATTGTATTTAAGTCTAATGGTATAAAAGATTTGCCAAATCAGTATATTTTGGACAGATGGAGGAAGGACATTAAGAGGAGGTACACGTTAATCAGCAGCTATGATGTAGGGGTTCAGCGAGCAGATGCTAACAGATATTCTACTTTGTTGAATATCTGTTATAAGATGATTACTTACGCTGCGGGTTCAAAAAAATATACCGAGGATGCAACACAAAAGTTGTATAAGATGATTGAGTTATATAGTGAGAACCAAGAACCTCCATCAAGAACATGCACGGGTTCCAATGTTATTCCTTCGATACCGGAGACAGCTACATGTGCTGGTTCACAGAAAGTACTCAGTCCGCTAGTAGTAAGAGGGAAAGGCAGACCACcatctctgaggagagcatcgATAATGGAAAAAGAGATGCAAAAAGTTAAAGCGAAGGCAAAGAATGCAACAGTCAAGGGAAAACGGAAACAG agGGATGGAGGAGATACACCATTGCTGGATATGCGTAGGAATTTATTTGGCTCGTCTGAAAAAGATATGTGTGAAGTTGGATTGTCGCAG GTACTCATTAATGAATACTTTAGCATGCTGACCCCTGGATCCGAGCATTCTACAGCATATAATCCGAATGTCTTCCTAACAGAAAGTATATTGAAGGGGCACGGGTTGGATT GCTACACAAGTTGTGCAATAGCCTTCAGAAGGTCTTTCACTAactaa